In Candidatus Hydrogenedentota bacterium, one genomic interval encodes:
- a CDS encoding ABC transporter permease subunit — MRNTWAVCRREFAAFFLTPVGYVVVGVFALISGLAFTLSLLTYAKMSVDPTSYGYSTVPDFAETFLSPYLVFNGIWIMFLTPLVTMRLLAEERNRGTMELLLTYPLRDREIVFGKYLAGVGMLLVMMVVVAVHLVVVSRFVALEPAVLVFGVLTVLLMGMAFLAIGLFVSALARSQITAGIVTFGVFLLLYILGNVGEKLPQNNPAPETWPETARAVVGAGSALVRGLVMELSLDTHAREMALGVVSPKDVGYYLLVCAFFLFITFRALESRHWRGR, encoded by the coding sequence ATGAGGAACACCTGGGCCGTGTGCAGGCGCGAATTTGCCGCCTTTTTCCTCACGCCTGTGGGCTATGTGGTGGTTGGGGTCTTCGCCCTGATCTCGGGGCTGGCCTTCACCCTGTCGCTGCTCACCTACGCGAAGATGTCCGTGGACCCGACCTCCTACGGGTACTCGACGGTGCCGGACTTCGCCGAGACCTTTCTGAGCCCCTACCTGGTGTTCAACGGCATCTGGATCATGTTTCTAACGCCGCTGGTCACGATGCGGCTGCTGGCAGAGGAGCGCAACCGGGGCACGATGGAGCTGCTGCTCACCTACCCCCTGCGCGACCGCGAGATAGTGTTTGGCAAGTATCTGGCGGGTGTGGGGATGCTGCTGGTGATGATGGTGGTGGTGGCGGTGCACCTGGTGGTGGTGTCCCGCTTTGTGGCGCTGGAGCCGGCGGTGCTGGTTTTCGGGGTGCTGACGGTGCTGCTTATGGGCATGGCCTTCCTGGCCATCGGCCTTTTCGTGTCCGCCCTGGCGCGCAGCCAGATCACGGCGGGCATCGTCACCTTCGGGGTGTTCCTGCTGCTGTACATACTGGGCAATGTGGGGGAGAAGCTCCCCCAAAACAACCCCGCGCCCGAGACCTGGCCGGAGACGGCGCGCGCGGTGGTGGGCGCAGGTTCCGCGCTGGTGCGGGGTCTGGTCATGGAACTGTCACTGGACACCCACGCGCGGGAAATGGCGCTCGGCGTGGTGTCGCCAAAGGATGTGGGGTACTACCTGCTGGTCTGCGCCTTCTTCCTGTTCATCACCTTTCGCGCCCTTGAGAGCCGCCACTGGAGGGGAAGATGA
- a CDS encoding ATP-binding cassette domain-containing protein produces MIAVEGLTKYYGAIPAIQGVSFAVGKGEIVGFLGPNGAGKSTTMRVLTGFSPASRGTARVAGFEVHEHPVEVKRRIGYLPESVPLYEEMVVRAFLAYVAEVKGVPRPGRRAEVDRVMERCGLTQMANRLTGNLSKGYRQRVGLAQALVGSPPVLVLDEPTVGLDPGQIIEIREMIRELGREHTVLLSTHILPEVTMVCDRVIIINRGRIALEDSMANLTKSGGRSLEEVFMGVVASDRVAEGAA; encoded by the coding sequence ATGATAGCGGTGGAAGGACTGACCAAATACTATGGCGCGATACCCGCGATACAGGGGGTGTCGTTTGCCGTGGGCAAGGGGGAGATAGTCGGGTTTCTCGGGCCGAACGGCGCGGGGAAAAGCACCACCATGCGCGTCCTGACAGGATTTTCTCCAGCCTCGCGGGGCACGGCGCGGGTGGCGGGATTTGAGGTGCATGAGCATCCGGTCGAGGTGAAGCGGCGCATCGGTTACCTTCCCGAAAGCGTTCCTCTGTACGAGGAGATGGTGGTGCGGGCGTTTCTGGCCTATGTTGCGGAGGTGAAGGGGGTGCCCCGGCCGGGGCGTCGCGCCGAGGTGGACCGGGTGATGGAGCGGTGCGGTCTGACACAGATGGCCAACCGTCTGACGGGGAACCTGTCGAAGGGGTACCGCCAGCGGGTGGGGCTGGCGCAGGCGCTGGTGGGCAGCCCGCCGGTGCTGGTGCTGGACGAGCCGACAGTGGGGCTTGATCCCGGCCAGATTATCGAGATACGCGAGATGATCCGGGAACTGGGCCGGGAGCACACAGTGCTGCTTAGCACGCACATACTGCCCGAGGTGACCATGGTCTGCGACCGGGTAATCATCATCAACCGGGGCCGCATCGCGCTGGAGGACAGCATGGCGAACCTGACCAAGTCGGGCGGGCGGTCCCTGGAGGAGGTGTTCATGGGCGTGGTGGCGTCGGACCGGGTTGCGGAGGGGGCGGCATGA
- a CDS encoding GldG family protein, with the protein MGRWRRWTGIAALVSLAAALNLVFWTQDLFVAPVLAPLGLAAALGAAWLAAALAGLAARGALEERTLGGLNAAVSSSVFLGICIVLYLFLQSWNASWDLTSEGRRELSPLTVQVLRNITEPVDVTCFFLDVDEELVVIARDKTLRFLDQCARHTDRLRVEVLDPARERARLESMNITHASTQGTVVVKSGGRQRVITLTGGSPRLEEREFTNALINVLRGAQPKVYFLSGHQERDIADQEERGVSMLAQLLQSESHEVAPLTIKLMEPEIPKDCDALVIVNPQTDLHPLEIEALDRYLDAGGRLMVLMDPWRTATTGYGAGERFRPWLESRLGVLVGNDIVISGDPSNRWQAELGFDNKPFEGVDEGFMEYRGSFHKDHPVTRGFDQTMLLQATRSVRLAEKMPAGAAGVALLRTAPGFWGETDTAKLLDTGQAKPDGADLKGPVPLAAAVSLRVDKENNPKGRGDARVLVVGDADFATNAGVTVPGHLNFALNAFAWMNESEELIAIRPTGRDASPLILSERQRRAAAWITVMCVVQVVALAGAAMALLRRRHQ; encoded by the coding sequence ATGGGCAGATGGCGTCGGTGGACCGGAATTGCGGCGCTGGTTTCCCTGGCGGCGGCGCTGAACCTGGTGTTTTGGACCCAGGACCTGTTTGTGGCGCCGGTGCTGGCCCCGCTGGGTCTTGCGGCGGCGCTGGGCGCGGCGTGGCTTGCGGCGGCCCTTGCCGGGCTGGCGGCGCGGGGCGCGCTTGAGGAGCGCACCCTGGGCGGGCTGAACGCGGCGGTGTCGTCGTCGGTCTTCCTGGGCATCTGCATCGTGCTGTACCTGTTTCTACAGTCCTGGAACGCCTCCTGGGACCTGACCAGCGAGGGCCGCCGGGAGTTGTCGCCCCTGACGGTGCAGGTGCTCCGGAACATCACCGAGCCGGTGGACGTGACCTGTTTTTTTCTGGACGTGGACGAGGAGCTGGTGGTGATCGCGCGGGACAAGACCCTGCGTTTTCTGGACCAGTGCGCGCGGCACACGGACCGGCTGCGGGTGGAGGTGCTGGACCCGGCGCGGGAGCGGGCGCGCCTTGAATCCATGAACATCACGCACGCCTCGACGCAGGGCACGGTGGTGGTGAAGTCCGGGGGGCGGCAGCGGGTCATCACCCTGACGGGGGGCAGTCCGCGGCTGGAGGAGCGCGAGTTCACGAACGCGCTGATCAACGTCCTGCGGGGCGCGCAGCCGAAGGTGTATTTTCTTTCGGGGCACCAGGAGCGCGACATAGCGGACCAGGAGGAGCGGGGCGTCTCGATGCTGGCCCAACTGCTCCAGTCGGAGTCCCACGAGGTGGCCCCCCTGACGATCAAGCTGATGGAGCCGGAGATACCGAAGGACTGCGACGCGCTGGTGATAGTGAACCCGCAGACGGACCTGCACCCGCTGGAGATTGAGGCGCTGGACCGGTATCTGGACGCGGGCGGGCGCCTGATGGTGCTGATGGACCCATGGCGGACGGCAACGACGGGCTACGGGGCCGGCGAGCGTTTCCGCCCGTGGCTGGAGAGCCGTCTGGGCGTGCTGGTGGGGAATGACATAGTAATCAGCGGGGACCCGTCAAACCGCTGGCAGGCTGAGCTGGGCTTTGACAACAAGCCCTTCGAGGGGGTGGACGAGGGGTTCATGGAGTACCGGGGCAGTTTCCACAAGGACCATCCGGTGACGCGGGGCTTTGACCAGACCATGCTGCTGCAGGCGACCCGGAGCGTCCGGCTTGCGGAGAAGATGCCCGCCGGGGCCGCCGGCGTGGCGCTGCTGCGCACGGCGCCGGGGTTTTGGGGCGAGACGGACACGGCGAAGCTGCTGGACACGGGGCAGGCAAAGCCGGACGGCGCGGACCTGAAGGGGCCGGTGCCGCTGGCGGCGGCGGTGTCCCTGCGGGTGGACAAGGAGAACAACCCCAAGGGCCGTGGCGACGCGCGGGTGCTGGTGGTGGGAGACGCCGATTTTGCGACGAACGCGGGGGTCACGGTGCCGGGGCACCTGAACTTCGCGCTGAACGCCTTCGCCTGGATGAACGAGAGCGAGGAACTGATCGCCATCCGCCCGACGGGGCGTGATGCGTCGCCCCTGATACTCTCGGAGCGCCAGCGCCGCGCCGCCGCGTGGATTACGGTCATGTGCGTGGTCCAGGTGGTCGCCCTTGCGGGGGCGGCCATGGCGCTGCTGCGGAGGAGGCACCAATGA
- the vsr gene encoding DNA mismatch endonuclease Vsr, protein MTDVFTPEKRSEVMSRIRSKGNKRTELRLIEIMRGSGITGWRRGQPVHGHPDFVFRPERVAVFVDGCFWHGCPKCYRRPKSNRKFWDAKVARNRARDAEVTRTLRKAGWRVVRIWEHALRHPGRVAWRLNLALVR, encoded by the coding sequence ATGACCGACGTATTCACGCCAGAAAAGCGCTCCGAGGTGATGTCGCGCATACGGAGCAAGGGGAACAAGAGGACGGAGCTGCGTCTGATTGAAATCATGCGTGGGTCGGGGATTACGGGATGGCGGCGGGGCCAGCCGGTGCACGGACACCCTGATTTTGTGTTTCGTCCGGAGCGGGTGGCGGTGTTTGTGGACGGGTGTTTCTGGCATGGATGTCCGAAGTGTTACCGGCGGCCCAAGTCAAACCGGAAATTCTGGGACGCAAAAGTGGCGCGGAACCGCGCGCGGGACGCGGAGGTGACGCGGACCCTGCGGAAGGCGGGGTGGCGTGTGGTCCGGATTTGGGAGCATGCCCTGCGCCATCCGGGCCGGGTGGCATGGCGGCTGAACCTCGCGCTGGTGCGGTGA